From a single Pseudorasbora parva isolate DD20220531a chromosome 17, ASM2467924v1, whole genome shotgun sequence genomic region:
- the LOC137044738 gene encoding uncharacterized protein, with the protein MSMAHMMAEEGASGRSRSRRASFSQTAGQEVWRPGSDDRDQDPLPDPTHTPILELPSHLAALSSEFSVSAGPTDRRREWQSGSRRSQDDGHPSTPSKRFRRGIMSTSSLSLSEDIIVRRFCRETFSLSSRGSYIVDWRWSGDRSDSRNEQGSCSDCSLSRSDSLEEWTCPPLPGQVPVEPAETSHGLTEASPVKSSTGETQIKLGGVKGTGTIN; encoded by the exons CCTCAGGCCGCTCCAGATCCAGGAGAGCCTCCTTCTCTCAGACGGCTGGTCAGGAGGTTTGGAGACCCGGTTCTGATGACCGTGATCAGGATCCGCTGCCAGACCCGACCCACACACCGATCCTGGAGCTTCCTTCACATTTAGCAGCTCTGTCTTCTGAGTTTTCTGTGTCCGCAGGTCCGACTGACAGGAGGAGGGAGTGGCAGAGCGGCAGCCGGCGGAGCCAAGATGATGGACACCCGTCCACTCCATCCAAACGCTTTCGCAGAG GCATCATGTCCACATCATCTTTGTCCCTCTCTGAGGACATTATAGTGCGGCGGTTCTGTAGAGAGACGTTTAGCCTCAGCAGCAGAGGCTCGTACATCGTCGACTGGAGGTGGAGTGGCGATAGATCAGACAGCCGAAACGAACAGGGCAGTTGCAGCGACTGTTCTTTGTCCAGGTCCGACAGCCTGGAAGAGTGGACGTGCCCTCCGCTGCCAGGTCAAGTTCCCGTCGAGCCAGCGGAGACTTCACATGGCCTTACGGAGGCTTCACCAGTAAAGAGCTCAACAGGTGAGACTCAAATAAAGCTGGGCGGTGTAAAGGGTACAGGTACAATTAATTAA
- the LOC137045061 gene encoding serine/threonine-protein kinase pim-2-like, with protein sequence MSEKPSVCKKRKGVGPFLRNAWKAMKRSLLCCCLSAVDVVETFVPPADLEPEPDPGPSSPDPDHAGVKPNNDSFETLYHVGEMIGSGGFGRVFKGTRKFDGKKVAIKQMRKIDNNCYLDIPGHPEPLVTEVALLLMMRKEPISPYVIQLYDWFEHPRTFSLIMEFPEPCESLLDFIIRDPQLDEPTARVLMRQAVLAVQHCIEHGVFHNDVHAQNFLVKTNTLELKLIDFGCGQLLSADGYERKIYRGIQAYCPPEVFTESRFHAVPTNVWALGVLLFEMVNARSPFGNRTDITQAKVTFQNSNLSKGNNTCCPW encoded by the exons atgtCAGAAAAACCTTCAGTATGTAAGAAGAGGAAAGGAGTTGGTCCTTTCCTCAGGAACGCGTGGAAGGCTATGAAGCGTTCGCTCCTTTGCTGTTGTCTCAGTGCTGTGGATGTTGTGGAGACTTTTGTTCCTCCAGCGGATCTGGAGCCAGAGCCTGATCCTGGTCCATCATCACCTGATCCCGATCACGCTGGAGTCAAACCAAATAATG aCTCCTTTGAGACTCTCTATCACGTGGGTGAGATGATTGGATCCGGAGGATTTGGAAGAGTGTTCAAGGGAACTCGGAAATTTGATGGCAAAAAG gttgCCATCAAGCAGATGCGcaaaattgacaataattgttatCTTGATATT CCTGGCCATCCCGAACCTCTCGTTACAGAAGTGGCGCTGCTACTTATGATGAGGAAAGAACCCATAAGCCCCTACGTCATACAATTATACGACTGGTTTGAACATCCTCGGACATTCAGTCTCATAATGGAGTTCCCTGAACCCTGCGAGAGCTTGCTGGACTTCATCATTCGGGATCCTCAACTGGATGAACCTACAGCACGGGTCCTCATGCGACAGGCTGTGCTGGCAGTACAACACTGCATCGAGCATGGCGTCTTTCATAATGACGTTCATGCACAGAATTTCCTGGTGAAGACAAACACGTTAGAGCTCAAGCTGATAGACTTCGGCTGCGGTCAGCTACTTAGTGCTGATGGCTACGAGAGAAAAATATACCGTG GAATACAGGCTTACTGCCCACCTGAAGTCTTCACAGAATCTCGATTCCACGCCGTCCCAACAAATGTCTGGGCTCTAGGAGTGTTGTTGTTCGAGATGGTGAACGCACGTTCTCCCTTTGGCAACAGAACGGACATCACACAAGCCAAAGTTACATTTCAGAACTCCAACTTATCCAAAG GAAATAACACTTGCTGTCCTTGGTGA